The nucleotide sequence AAATTTGAGGGTCCATACATTTCCCACATTCTAGTATAACTTACATAATTacagataacttttaaaaaatcaagacatGCTTATATATTGTTAAATCACGCTTTCCCTTTTAAAGGGCAATGTGCATGGTTAAATCAAATAGTACAATAAAGAACTACTTTATTTACTAATGAATCCCAAGTGCCTTTTGTTGAGTGGATGACCTGATTTAATGTCCTGTTCATCCCCTCTTAATGTATTCACTATCATAATTGCAGCTTGTCTCCCCAGAGTTCTGGAACAGAACAGGCTCTGGGTGCTGCTTAAGTAACACCTTCTTCATGATGCTTCAACCAATAGGGTTCCAAGAAAAATGGCATCTTTTCACTAAGCTCGGCTGCAATGCATTATGGGTATACGTTCATCATTGTTAGCGTCCTACCTGTCCTCCATGACTGCTCTCCTTCTTGCAGTTGCAGGCTGAGGACAGGAAGGAACCTTTCTCCCTACATCTTGGCATACCTATCATACACACAGGGCTTACAGAATTATGCCTTGATTTCTCAATCCTGACTACTCTGAACATTGCAAAAGAGTAGTGATGTCTACTGTAGAGCATCAGTATATagacacagtaggtgctcaaatgTTTGTTGGATAGAAGGTACCATCCTGTTAATAAATGACTGAAAAGATGGACTTAAATGGCTACTGTACTGTTGCAATGGAATAGAAGCAGAAACCCATTTTCCACCTGACATTTACAATCTAGCCAAGGTAGAAGACAAATAAAACAGCACTTTGGCatctgattttataaatattatacacTTGAGCCATGCAAATTATGAAATAcaggtatattttaaatggaGTTTAGGGATTTTGACAATGTAAACTACACTTAGGACAGAAGAATCCTTAAGCTACggttggggaaaaaaagtatgaCAATAGGTAGCTAGTTAGAAGACAGTCTAGGTAGAAGAATAAAAGCAAGAAGTCATTTTCAAAACTATGGttgttacattaaaatataaacctgaaatacatatttcttaaaaataaagggTACCAAAGACCTAGTGTACCTCCAGTACTTGGTCCTTGAGTTCAATTGCTGGTTGTGCATCTTCTACCCTGTATTTAGCGGAGAATACCACTTGGGGGTAGAAGGGGTAATTAAAAAGGATTTAACTCATTTAAGAAATGTAACTGTCCTTAACTTCATCTTTAACTATTATCTGAAAATGTAAAGGCAGTCCAGATAAAAGCAGAAAACCTAATGCTGAAAGACATTATATGTAACAGATTAAGAAAATTTCCATCTgtatataaaatactaaatataaatCACAAGTGCAAGACCTTTTCTTTAGTAAATCTAATCATTTTGTCAACTTCTCTATAATGCAGAGTGGTAGACACTTAAAACCCGTTAGTTCTTTGTGTAGAAGCTGTGTTATCTTCTAATGGGAGGCTGGGCGAGAGCTTACATCCTGGCAGGGCCTTCCCTGAGGATGCTTACTTGGTTGAGATGTCCTTGCCTGTCTGGTATGCCTGGGCTTTCATGATCCTCTCCATGTTGCCAGACCACCCGTACTGGCTGGCTACCAGAGCACACGGAGACTCTGTCAGGCGCTGAGACACCACAGCCTTCTCGATCTTTGGAGGAGAAAGCAAAAGTTAGTTATCTCTAAATATCAACAGTAAAGGTCGTCAAGTAATTGCATTTCAACTCCTTAAGGACTCATCACTTAAGATCACAAACAGGCAGTTCAGAAAAGTACCTCTCATTCAGATTCTTAGGAAAACTGTCATTTCATAACTGAATTTCTTAGTCAGAAGTACTTAAACACAAACTTTCAAAAACATATACAACTTAAGTTTAACCTGTAAAAATTTAAGCTATTGTAAAGACAATATTAAATTATGaaaaactttcagttacaaagaaaaaaaaagtacctacATACAGAATAATTACATATCCCTGTAATTCTTCAGTTCATCAATTTTAAGCTTGTCCTCCCAATAATGTAACAATACTAAGTGTTCTGTATAACTTTTAATGACTACAAAAGTAACCAGTTACAAAGTTTAATTTGCtaacaaaacaattttttaaaacacagatgctAAAATTTTCAATGTTTCTAATTTCTAGAATACCTTGTCCTTGAGGGCTTTATCTTTCATCCAGTTTAGCAGAGGCTCAAATTCTTTCTCAACTGCTTCACGACTCTCCTTACttttctcactttcatcaaaCTTCACTCCTTCTTTGGCAACATTCTGGAACCTCTTCCCATCGAACTCGGGAAGAGCCTGAATGCAGTATTCATCCACAGGTTCTGTGAGATAAATCACTTCATAGCCCTTTTTCAGAAGTCGCTCAACAAAGGGAGAAGATTCAGCCtacaaaattgaaagaaataatacaaatttccAGTTCGGCCTTAGTATGTTTTCTTCATCCAAGTAGGTACATCTATAGAGTACCAACAATCCCGTTTTATGGGTAGGGAATTAAGAGATGCAGAGAATACAAATGACTTTTTTCCTGTCAGTGACTGACCAGGTCTCAGAACTATTTCAGTttacaaattttcctttttttctctctcaagagtTGGCTATAAATCAGTCCCTAGCTACACAGCAGACCAGTCGAAGTTCTCTTACCTCTTTCCTGCTGGCCCCAGCCATGAAGTAGATTTTGTCCTGCTTCTCCTTCATTCTTTCCACATACTGGTCTAGACTAGTCATGTCACTTGGATGATGAGAAGACTGGAATCTAAGAAGTTTGGCAAGACGTGTTCGATTTGAGTGATCTTCTATCACACCAAGCTTGATGTTGGTACCAAATTCTTTCCAAAAAGTATCATTGTATTTCTCATCAGCAATCTTCTTGATCATGTCCAGAGTTTTACGGACAAGCTTCTTTCTAATCACCTAAACAAAATGACAGAATAACTCATTAGAGAACTTCATCACAAACTTTTGAGAACCTACACTATGTAAGGTAGCAGGGGACTAGTGGAGAAAGATACAAAGACACTGGTATTTACCAAGGGGGGCAGGGAATGGCCAAGTATTCCTGTGTCAGACTGAATGGAAACTTAAGTTGTCACTGGCAACAGTTACAAGATTGCTTTCATGTTTATATTCTAACTTTAGACCAGAGAGTACATATATATGGGTGCTCACTGGACAGCTCTTTCAACTTCTAAGTTTGAACAtttggattggagaaggaaatggcaacccactccagggttcttgcctggagaatcccagggacaggggagcctggtgggctgccgtctatggggtcgcacagagtcggacacaactgaagcgacttagcagtagcagcacgcacttctggagaaggaaatggcaacccactccagtactcttgcctggaaaatcccatggatgcaggagcctggtaggctgcagtctatggggtcactgagggtcggacacgactgaagcgacttcatttcacttaccTTAAGCAGTTTATGTTGCTGAAGTGTCTCACGGGAAACATTCAAGGGGAGATCATCCGAGTCCACCTGCAGATAGCAAAAGTTCAACGAGCAATACAAacgtcagagaaaaacaaaaccaaccaaccgaccaaaaaaaaacccactttaaGACCCCCACTCTACTCCCCTCTTCCCCCAATAACCTCCAGATACTTACAACACCCTTGACAAAATTCAGGTACTTGGGCATCATATCATGGAAGTCATCTGTGATGAATACTCGGCGCACATACAGCTAAAGTGGAGACCAAAAAGACAAAGGTCACTTTCTGGAAATCACGCTTCCAAATTTTAAACAGTTTATACTATTTAAAAACTCACCTTAATGTAATCGCTCTTCTTGGATCCATATTCATCAAACAGACCACGTGGGGCAGATGTGGGTACGAATAAAATTGACTTGAAGGTAACTTCCCCTTCAGCAGTAAAGTGGATATATGCCATGGGGTCATCGCTTTCCTAGAAAGTTGGTATCTTGGTCATTCAAAAGGCACAAGGAAAAGGCAGTGCAAAGGCTAAGCAACATAGGGTGTGGTACACATGCAGTTTAACAGTCAACTAACAAAAAGTTCCTTTACCAAATAAGTGaaggggagaggaaggcagggaagaaGAAACAGTTAAGACTGCACTTCTAACTGGCTGGACATGGCTATTATGATGTGGCTGTCAACGTTTCTCTATTGCCTACCCCTGGGAAGGATGGCTGAGTCTATGTTCTACACACTTGAGAGGATAGGGCAGGAAAACCACCATCCTGTCTAAATGACAAAATGACATAAGAAATTTTTTGAGTGTACTGTTCAGCTAAAAAAGCACTCAGCAACAGATTTCTTCCAAGAAACTTGGACTGCAGCAGTGGATCCAAAAGGTATGTAAGAACAGAAAATTCCTATATTATCCATACTGAGCACCTGAAATGTTAGTCCACAGTGAGATGCGTTGGTCAGTGTAAGACAATCACCAGACTTTGATAATGTAGCACCAACAAATATCCCACAAAAAAACCCcaatcaaacaaaaaaaccaaaaaggacCAATTTTTTGTATCAATTACCTGTTGAAATACTATTGGATATACTGAGTTAAAAAAACATAGACTATTAAAAGTTAACTTGgcctgtttcaattttttttttaatgtagcctCTAAAAGACTTAAAATCACACACTGCTCACATATTTCTAATATAGCTGTTAAGATGAAAGTACCTCTATATATGCTAGGATTTTAGGTTATACGAGAATGAAAAAGGAGGCAGAACCAAGGGAAAGTTTTTAGAGGTAAAGCTTAAAGGGTAGTTGGATGTTAACGTAAGGGAAACAAAGGTTTAGTAACAAATCAGCAGATGGAATAAAGAGTACAGAACAATCAGAGTCCAGTAGCGAGATCTAGACCAGAGTTGGCAAACTCTGGGTGCCACTCACAAGAAATTTCATCAGGACACAACCTCATCATAtactgtctatggctgctttcaaacTATGGATAGGAGAGTTCTGACATGTCACAGATCCTATAGTTCatgagcttaaaatatttactagctgACCCTTTAATTAAAGGTCTGCTGATTCCTGATCTAGGCTAAAAATATAGATTAGAGAACCCCAAGAAGGAGCTGGAGCCTGAATCTAcaacagtggttaagactgcatgatGGACACAGTTTTCTCTAGCCATGCTAAGTTCATTAAATTGTTCTATTTGTACAAAATGCTGTTTGAGAAAACATTAACTTGAAACCATCTTAGTCAAAGCTAGTTTTGGATTCTAAGAGTTATAAGAAatgatcagtaaaaaaaaaaaaaaaaaaaggcaagacaaCAGATTTAGTCATCATTTCTAGGCATGGCCtcaaaataaatgtttgatgtTGTAAACAAGCCTTTAAGATTATGGTAAAAGCCATTCAATAGCATGATTTTATGCCTTACAGGTTCTGTAGCAAAAATCAAGCATCTATTGACGTAAGTGGTTCTTAATCTTTTTTGTAGCATAGAGCCTTGGTGATCTAGTCTAGAAGCCTATAGATTCCATCTCAGAGTAAAGTTTTTAATGCATAATATAAAACACACAGGATTAAAAAGGAAACTGGTTGTGCTGAAATAGTTATAAACCtgtttttaaacctatttttGATATAGGGATGTTTTCttatcacattattttaaaataacatttacctTTGAAAATGATTTGTAGAAAGCTTTGTATTCATCCTCCTCTACTTCTTTCGATGGTCTCTGCCATATGGGTTTGATATCGTTCATCAGTTCCCAATCCCAGACAGTTTTTTCAACCTGAAGTTACAGTATTTGATTAGTTTCTCCTAAGTTACACCAATGGTATCAATAGTTATACTACAGTAACTACAGCTTtagaacatttcaaaataatattaatatagggTATCTCTATTGTAATATGGTTCCTGCCAAATggatcaaaattttttttaaagggcttctctggtggtccagtggttaagaatctgccttgcaattcaagggacactggtttgatcctggtctgcgaagatcccacatgccatgaagcaactaagcctgggctcCACAACTGAGATCCataacagccaaataaataaataaatatttaaaatttaaaaaaaaaaaaaaatttttttttttaagtatctctCTAAATATTTAAGACTGAAATTTAATACAACAAAGGCAAATGGTTTTAATAATTGGTAACAATCCAATTAAgatctttttcagttatttttaactagctaaaatgttatttcttgaaTATATGTTTTGAGGTTAGAAGGATATACATATTATGTATTTCTATTTCATGACTTACAGAAATCCAACATcttatatatttctcaaaattcaCCATTACTTCTACCTACTCTGCTACCTGAGCAGACCAGAGAATTAATTTAATAGTTCATATCTATGTGACAAAAGAAGATGCAAAAAGatttcaagattttaaaattcaagactTATCATAAGCCACCAGTCCTGGGCAATATATAGAAGTCAGAGAACTATTCATAAAAATGATCTGCGTTTGCTACTTAAAACTTTCTAGGGAGAGAAAACGCACACAAACAGCTTGGATTTTAAAAGCTGGGCCTGCAGACAAGGCCTTGAGAAAAGATCATGAAGAAGTGAAGCTTAAATCAGTCTGTGCATATCCAGGTTTCTGTGTTTTTTCTAacataatctaaaaaatattttccacctttattctcccccctcccctgccttggTTTTATCGAGATACAATTGAGATCATTACTATACGAGTTGCAGGTGTACCACATAAAGGTTTAcacatattgtgaaaatgatgacCACAGTAAGCTAACctccatcatctcatacagatgagaataaaagaataaacaattttaagaaaCGGACCCAAAGAAAAAATCTCCTTATAATGAGAACTCTCAGGAATTAAGACTCTTACAGCTTTTCCATACATTACAGAGCAGTGCTGGCCCCACCACACTGTATCTTGTGTCCCTGGTGCTCATTTATAACTGGAAGGCTGTATCCTCTGACCACCTTCCTCCAACCCAAACCCCTCTCCTGCAACAAGAAATCTTACCCCTTTTTCTAGGAATCTGGTAGCTTATAATCTAAACAGTATTTTAAGTAGGAGGATGAACTGGGCTTACTTTTTtagtttttggtttcttttcgTCTTCCTCTTCTTCTACTGCAGCTTCATCATCAGattcttctttatcttcttttgctGCTTCTTCTTCTTCGGCAGGTTCCTCAACCGTTTCAGTCTGTTTATGTAGAAAATAGAATGATGGTTAAGCTAATGTTTCATAATTCTTGATTTTATCtataagatatgaaaaaaaattacagctcTAAAAAAGTCTTCAGTAAGAAAATACTGAGTATCCTGCATTAGAAGAACCACATTTAACCTTCATTCTTTatgtgttaaatatttaaatatgtccaaggtaatatacatatataaattttattcgTATCAATTTACCTTGCTGCTCCATACATAAATAGGAAAGTTTATGAACTGTGAATATTTTTTCACGAGGTTTTTAATTGTATCCAATTCAAGGTAATCAGATGCTTCTTCTTTTAAAACAAGGCTGCAAGGAAAATAAGACATTTAGAGACACATCATTATTTAAAAGTTCTGATTATAAATTTGTGTAAATATTCGTTTGATTATAATAGCCAACTGTGCATAACCCACAAAGCCCCCATTATTCATGTTAAGAACTCTTATCACCAATAAAGGTTTGTGAGCTAAATGTACCAAATATGGGTATAGTAAAAGGAAGAATCTTTCTTGCACTCCCTCAAGTGGAAAACAGTCTTCATTataagcaaaaaatgaaaaggttTCCAATCTCCTCAATgtgctggattttttttcatttgaagaaCAGAAATCTTAAGCTAGCTGAAGGTGGGACGTCTCTGCAATATTCTGGAGAAAAGTTGAATCATACGCACTCTGCTAGCTTCCCTAGAAATCAACTGATTACATACCATAGACAGTTAACCCCTAATAAAAACACGTTCCTTAAGAAAAAGCTAGAGGGcatctctgatggctcagcagtaaagaattcacatgccaATGCAATAgtcatggttttgatccctgatccaggaagatcccacatgccgtgaaacaactaagcctgtacatcacaactattgatcctgtgctctggagcctgggtgctgcaactactgagcccacaggccctaAGAGCCCATattctacaagagaagccactgcagtgagaagcccacgcaccatgACTAGAGCAGACCCTGttcactgcaactacagaaaagcctgtgcagcaacaaagagccagcacagtcaaaaataaataaatgaatttatttaaaataatagctaGAACATTAATCTGAACTACGGTTTATTTGCACTAGACAAAAAGGAGCCACCCACCTGTTCATGTGACTATTTGTTAATAGTTAAAAGTCAGTTAGAGTCAGTTATAAATAGTTATAGTCCTAACAGTTAAAGTCAGTTCTTTAGTTAAATCGCCACATTCCAAGTCAACAGTCACATGTGGCAAGTAGCTGCCATACTGGACAGAGTAGTGAAAGACCATATCTACCACAGAAAGTTCTATCAGGAACAGCACTGACTGAGATAATAACTACAGTACCAAAAACTGTAGCactgcttcttcttcttccttaccACCCTTGCTGCAAACTTCTCCTCCACCCACCAAAAATAACAGCCACATCATACTCTCAAACACAGTGGGTAGCCCATATCTTGATGTCTGTGCTCCCAATAGAAATGGATAATGTTGTATCCATGGTCCCCTCCTTGCCTCAAAAAGCGTATAGTTTAGGAGTTCCCAGCAAGTACACAGTACATGATGACCCAGCCTAGTGAAGGGACTAAACCTCTGGTCTTGGAGTGTACATACTGGTGATCCTAGGTTGGTACCAGTTGCATCAGTTTTGGATGCAAACTGAAGCTGATGATTAGACATCTTAGTCAGGTATTCAAGAGGCAATTAGATATATAAGCCTAGAATCCAGTAGCAAGATCTAGACCAGGGATTGGCAAACTCTGGTTGCCACTCACAAGAAATTTCATCAAGACACAATCTCATCATATAccgtctatggctgctttcaaacTATGGATAGGAGAGTTCTGACATGAGAGATCTCATGATCCTATAGTTcatgagtttaaaatatttactagctgACCCTTTAACTAAAAGTCTGCTGACTCCTGATCTTGGTTAAGAATATAGATTAGAGAAGCCCGAGAAGGAACTGGAGCCTGAATCCAcaacagtggttaagactgcatgatGCACACAGGACACAGAGGGCTAAAACTGAACTTCTGAAGAAAAGAGACTATCAACATTTAAGAAACaggcaaaggaaattaaaaaaaaatgatgctaggTACTGAGTGGATTGTTTTAAGGAGTGAGcagtaaaatgcaaattctgtagaaaacacaaaaaaaaaaactcaaaaaaaaaaaaaaagagacactaTTGCTGGGGATCACAGCAACTAAAATAAGCCTGAATCCACTGGATTTAGCAACAAGGAATACTGGTAATTTATTTCCATGGAAAAGTGGTAGATAAAGTCAAAATACTGTGGGCTGAGGAGGGAACAGAAGGTGAAGTAGCAGCAAAGGCAAGTCTGCTTTTTCGAAACGCCCAACGGTAGATGGGAAAGAAAACGAGAGAGCACGTTCCTGACAGCAGAAAGGTGCATCACCTGCCTGCCCCTCCTTCTCCCAGAGAGACTTCAATACATTTATACTTAGATGGCAAAGAGGAAGGTGTTCAGGAAAGGCTGACTTTAAAAGATGCAGTAGTACTTAATTCTCTCATCTCTGAGGAGATGGCATGAGAGACAACAGATGAGAAGCAGTGACTGGCTTTAGGGagaaatgcagaagacagaatAAGCAGGAGGGGCAGAAGCCATTTTATGTTAGCATTTACAAGATGCTGATTTCAtgatctcatttattcttcactAAATCTCTCATAAGTGGTGGCTCACTAGGGGTAAGAACAGGAGTAGGGAGGAAACAATCGTCTGACAGCCTCTACTTTACCGGTCCAATATTAAGATGAAGTAACATGTAGGTAGGGCAAGATCTTGAACTCGCTCCTTCCTTGCCTTTGCTCTTTTCCCTTTGGCCATTCTAGACTTTCAGTTCCTCGAATGTGCCTCTGAAAGTCCAACGTGCAGTGCGTGCTGCCTAGAACATCTGAACCTAACTCAAAACCATTTCAGAAAGACCTTCCAATGAGGGGGTTGTCCTTTAGCTTCCTTTCTGGCATTTGccattctgaaattatttcttgtgttttctttcctaGTTGAATGAGCCATGTGAAAGGAGGAACAGCCACTGTCATATTCTCCACTGTAGCCCTAAACTCTAGCAGTTAATAGACATTCAAGCAAGTATCCACTGAGTGAATTGGTGGGGTAGGCCTTGAAGAAAAAAGGCAATTTTGCCCAAGTAAAGGAGAACCTGTTGTAAAGTTTCGTTTACTGACCAACCATCCATACTACTTCATGAAAACTGTCCTGATAACCCTTATCCATTCATACAAATATCTGCCAGTCATACATTAGCCACTGGGAATGGAGTATCAACAAAATGTTTGCTCATGTGGAACTTATATCTAGACATCTCACCTGTCTCTTAGCAACACAAGACACAAACACCTCTTGGGACatcattttctgtctttctagTTAAGAGATGTGATTTACCTGTATTCTCCTACCACCTAACAGAGAGGGCACTTGGGTATAACTATCAGTGATGCCTCCTAAAGAGATCAGGATATATGAATGTTAATAACAAAGGGAGGGAAAGGTAAGTTTAGAatgaaaaattagtaaaaatactaaaatgcagttgtctagtatttttttttttagttgcctagtttttattaaaggaaaatttgTGACAGTGAAGGCAAAAAATGTCTTCTGGGATGAAGAAAATGTTGAAATGATAAGATATATGTTTGTTTCCTActtgcatatttaaaaatcagttatattgagaaaattttaaactgaattaagaaaaaaaggaaaaagcagggCTGTGGGCACATTTTCACTTGGCAGAACTGGGTAAGTCAACTGACTTCTAAATTGGAATTTCTTTATCTCTATGATggagataaaaaaacaaaagcaagaaagcTGTTCTGTCTCCTGTCTGCTTCACACTTCACAGTGCTGTAAGCACCAGGAGATAACTGGGCCTAAGATCTGCCTTGTTTACACCAACAATAGTTACTggcttgggatttccctggaggcccagtgattaagactccaagcttctactgaaggggatgcaggtttgaaccctggttgggggcaggaggaaaactggacgacagaggatgatggctggatggcatcaccgactcggtggatttaagtttgagtgaactccaggagttggtgatggacaggaaggcctggcgtgctgcgattcatggggttgcaaggagtcggacacgactgagactgcactgaactgaactggggaactCAGATCAGATCCCACACGTCTTGGGGCAACTAAGtaactagagagcccatgcactgcaacaagagaagcccattcatggcaaccactgagcccatgtgcttgAGAGCTGGtgttccacaataagagaagcccttGTAACTCAATGCAGCCCCCCCGGCCCTACAAAGGTGGCGACTTAAATTCCACTTCAATTCGATGTCTTGTAACtatcctcagtcatgtctgaccctttgcaaccccatggactgtagcctgcctggctcctcagtccatgggattctccaggcaggaatactggagtgggtagccattccctctccaggggatattcccaacccagggactgaacaagGGTctcggcattgcaggcagattctttaccatctgagccaccaggcaagatCTAACTATCCTCCAGTGAGACATTTTCTTCCAGAGAACTTTCATAACTCTCTTTCAGGTCCTTTATCTGTACCTGTTCTCTCTAACCCACCCCCAACCCTAGTTACAATCTTGAATATTTTCAACGGTTACCCAGGTTACTGAGAGTCTCTTCTCAACCGCCCCTGCCACCCTCCACACCACctttagaaaactttaaaaacttcaTTACAATTTCAATGAGTAACTGCCACTGCCTGAAATGCATTCCTTGAATCTTGTGAACACACTGTTTTGCCAAGCCCTTATCCACGATGCTCCACAGACTGCCACCACTTTTCTGAGTCCTGCTTCCCTGGAAAACCTGGACAAGCCACCTGTCTGAGAGTCCTCTGACGCGCCTTGAGCTGGAAGAGCTAACCCTTCCTACTTGATGCCCTCCATCGACAGCAGCCACCATAACTCTGGGTCTGGTCCTTAGCAAGGTCTCAAAATACTTAACATGATGAGAACTGGTCTCACATTCCTCATTTTTTACAGGCAAAGAAATTAAGGTCCAGAATAGGCCATTGGCTCAGAGAGCTAGAATTGGAGAGTCAAGAGCCTGGCTATGGCTATTAATTCTCATTAGGAGCGTGTAATACTCACGTAATGGTTGTTCCCCGTCCGAGAGTGTTTCCTCTGGGGTCAGCGATTACAGAAAATTCATTGGAGTCGGACTCCCAGATGTGCTGGGTGTCATTGTTGTGTTTTGACGTGACAATAACTTTATCTGCCACAAGGAAGGCAGAGTAGAAACCAACACCAAACTGACCAATCAGTTCCGACGTTGACTGGCCATCTTCTTGTGCCTCAgtcattttgtttaaaaactcGCTTGTCCCAGACTTGGCTATGGTGCCAAGGTTTTTCACCAACTCCTCCCGGGTCATTCCTACACCAGTGTCTGTGACGTGCAGCAGGTTCTTCTCCTTGTCACACTAAAACCAAGAACAAGACAATTACACTTGCTTAATACTCACAATATACTCAGCTATATACTGAGAAGCTATCAGCTTTGAAGCACATCAATTCCAATGCAGAAAAAAAACTgaactccttccctcctccagataGTATTTTATGGTCTTTTCAAAAAGCACACATCTTAAGTACAAACATCTTTCTTTATAGAGAAGAATTTTAAGTTTAGTGTATTTGATAAAGTATCGATCAATGTAAGAGGGCAAGGACCAGTCTAAATGTCAATGGGCAGAGATAGACCTAAACAGGCAAGTTATttaaggggaaaaacaaaaaaatcaagaaaaataaaattttatgttttctctatttcattgATAAAAGATAAAAGGATCTGAAACTTAAATGActtctgtcttttctgtctttGTAATCTGTGGGGATCAATGTTCTTCACTAAATATTCCCAGCTCTCTGCCTTCCAGAAAT is from Bubalus bubalis isolate 160015118507 breed Murrah chromosome 4, NDDB_SH_1, whole genome shotgun sequence and encodes:
- the HSP90B1 gene encoding endoplasmin, translating into MRALWVLGLCCVLLTFGSVRADDEVDVDGTVEEDLGKSREGSRTDDEVVQREEEAIQLDGLNASQIRELREKSEKFAFQAEVNRMMKLIINSLYKNKEIFLRELISNASDALDKIRLISLTDENALAGNEELTVKIKCDKEKNLLHVTDTGVGMTREELVKNLGTIAKSGTSEFLNKMTEAQEDGQSTSELIGQFGVGFYSAFLVADKVIVTSKHNNDTQHIWESDSNEFSVIADPRGNTLGRGTTITLVLKEEASDYLELDTIKNLVKKYSQFINFPIYVWSSKTETVEEPAEEEEAAKEDKEESDDEAAVEEEEDEKKPKTKKVEKTVWDWELMNDIKPIWQRPSKEVEEDEYKAFYKSFSKESDDPMAYIHFTAEGEVTFKSILFVPTSAPRGLFDEYGSKKSDYIKLYVRRVFITDDFHDMMPKYLNFVKGVVDSDDLPLNVSRETLQQHKLLKVIRKKLVRKTLDMIKKIADEKYNDTFWKEFGTNIKLGVIEDHSNRTRLAKLLRFQSSHHPSDMTSLDQYVERMKEKQDKIYFMAGASRKEAESSPFVERLLKKGYEVIYLTEPVDEYCIQALPEFDGKRFQNVAKEGVKFDESEKSKESREAVEKEFEPLLNWMKDKALKDKIEKAVVSQRLTESPCALVASQYGWSGNMERIMKAQAYQTGKDISTNYYASQKKTFEINPRHPLIRDMLRRVKEDEDDKTVSDLAVVLFETATLRSGYLLPDTKAYGDRIERMLRLSLNIDPDAKVEEEPEEEPEETTEDTAEDTEQDEEEEMDAGTDEEEQETAEKSTAEKDEL